Genomic window (Methanobrevibacter sp.):
TTTTAGCTTCCAACTCTTCTTTAATATTGTTTATTTCCGCTTCAAATTTATCTGCCCTTACTTTATTAACTGCACCTTCAGCACCAATTTTTCCAATTTGGCTGCTTAAATCTGCATTAATATCTAACTGATCAAAGTATTTCCTAGTGCTTTTTTCAAGCGCATCGGTTAATTCATCCTTAAGACCTTTTAATTTAGTGTTTTCTTTTTTAAGGTTAGGAATTACTTTGTTAGTCAAATAGTTGAGTTCACTAGATTGATTAGACAATTTCTTTTCTTTTTCACTTAATTTATTTTTCAAATTATCTAAAATAGTGGAATCGGTTTCTGATGTTTTATCTTCTGCAAGTTCTTCTTCGGAGCCATCAGCAGTTTCCTCTTCAGAACCTTCATCAACAACCTCTTCTTCAGCCGGTTTCTCTTCAGAATCTTCAACAGTTTCCTCCTGAGAATCCTCATCAACTACTTCTTTAGAATGTTCTTCAACTGGTTCCTCAGGAGTTTCTTCAATTTTTTCAGCAACAGGTTCTTCAACTACCGGCTTTTCAACAACTTCCTGAGTCTGTTCTTCAGCGGCTTTTTTACTTTCACGTTTAATTTTGTCCAAGTCTAATTTCATTTTGCTACCGTACATAGCATTAAGTGGTTTTTTTTCTGACATTAAAATCACCAAAATAGCAATATTAATTAAAAGTTCGACTACAAATTACACTTAAAAATTTAGATTTTGCAATATTTAAGTATTATTAAATTTGAAATTCAATTTTGATTTTTGAATAATTACAAACATTATTAAATCAGTAAAAACAATAGATTACATGTGAATTAATTTTATAAATTGTGGCGATACCATGGATTATTTTGATAGATTAGAAGCTGATACCCATCACCTATACGACATTGCCAATAAAGCCAGATCCAGAGGATTAGATGTTGAATTGGAAACAGAAGTGCCTCTTGCAAAGGATTTAGCTGAAAGAGTAGAAGGGCTTGTAGGTCCTAAAGGTGTAGCTCAAAGAATTAAAGAATTAGAACAGAATATTACAAGAGAGGAAGTTGCTTTTGAAATTGCTGCTGAAATTGCATCAGGTGAGTTTGAGCTTACCGGTGAAAAGGCAGATTGGGACACAGAACAAAGATGTGATCAGGGCTTGAGAACAGCATTAGCCATTCTTACAGAAGGAGTTGTGGCAGCACCCCTTGAAGGAATTTCTCAAGTGAAAATTAAAGAGAATTTTGATGGAACAAAATATATTGGAGTATATTTCGCAGGACCTATCAGAAGTGCCGGAGGTACAGCAGCAGCGCTGGCTGTACTTTTAGGAGATAAAATCAGACAAGCAATAGGCATTGATGCATTCAAACCTATTGATGATGAAATTGAAAGGTATGTTGAAGAAGTTGAATTATATGAATCTGAAGTTACTAATCTCCAGTACTCACCAACACCAGAAGAAGTGAGATTTGCTGCAACCCATATTCCTGTTGAAGTTTCAGGAGAACAAACTGACCAAGTAGAAGTATCGCATAGAGATTTGGAACGTGTTGAAACAAATAACATCCGTGGTGGAGCATTACTTGCGATGGTTGAAGGAGTGATTCAAAAATCCAAAAAGATTAAAAAGATCTCCAATAAATTAGGTCTTAATTGGGACTGGCTTGAAGAATACTCAAAACCTAAAAAAGACGATTCAAAAAAGGATGACATCGATTCCGATATTGTAAGTGAACCCAAATATATTCAGGATATTATTGGCGGAAGGCCTATTCTCGGATATCCCTCTGAAAAAGGGGCGTTCAGATTAAGATATGGAAGGTCAAGAAACACCGGCCTTGCAACTATGGGAGTTCACCCTGCAACAATGACATTGCTTGAATTTTTAGCTGTCGGAACACAGCTTAAAATTGAATACCCCGGAAAAGGAAACTGTGTAGTGCCGGTAGATTCGATTGAAGGACCTACTGTTAAACTTAAAAACGGAGATGTCCTAATTCTGGATTCCATAAAACAGGCACGTGAAGTTAAAAAGGATGTTGTTGAAATATTGTTCCTGGGAGACATGCTTGTTGCATTTGGAGAATTTTTAAGAAACAACCAGCCACTGTATCCCTCAGGATGGTGTGAAGAATGGTGGATTCAGTTATTAATGAAAAGTGAAAATTTCGATGGGGAAAATAACGATTTGGATTTGCATAAACTAGAATATGATTATCTCACCTCAATCGAGGCGTTTACCTTATCTAAAAACTATAACATTCCACTTCATCCAAAATACACTTACTGTTATAATGATGTTACTATTGACGATTTAAATTCATTAATTGATTTGATTGAAAAATGCAAATCAACATATAAACAGGATGAAGGAATCAAACTTGATTTGTCATATCAAAAAAGAGTTCTAGAAGCAATTGGCGTTCCACATCTTGTGCGCGACAATAAAATTATCATTGATAAAGACCATTCTTATGCTCTTTTAGTAACATTATCTAAAAAACTGCCAAAAAGAGAAACCACACTTGAAGCTTTAAATGAGGTTTCACCGGTTGAAATTAAAAATAAAGCTCCGGCATATATCGGCACTCGTGTAGGTCGTCCTGAAAAATCGAAAGAAAGATTGATGAGACCTGCACCCCATGGTTTAATTCCGATTGGAAATAATGGAGGTGCCAGACGTCTTGTAGCAACTGCCGCTAAAAAAGGAAATATTAAAGTGGATATTTCTAGAAGAAAATGTACAAACCCCGAATGTGGAATAAGTTCCTTTGGAGCCCTTTGCCCTAAATGCGGCAGCCCAACCGAAATGGGAAAACCGTCTCAGAAAAATATCCCACTTGGAGCGATGCTTAAAAAGGCATCAGACAACGTTAAAGT
Coding sequences:
- the polC gene encoding DNA polymerase II large subunit gives rise to the protein MDYFDRLEADTHHLYDIANKARSRGLDVELETEVPLAKDLAERVEGLVGPKGVAQRIKELEQNITREEVAFEIAAEIASGEFELTGEKADWDTEQRCDQGLRTALAILTEGVVAAPLEGISQVKIKENFDGTKYIGVYFAGPIRSAGGTAAALAVLLGDKIRQAIGIDAFKPIDDEIERYVEEVELYESEVTNLQYSPTPEEVRFAATHIPVEVSGEQTDQVEVSHRDLERVETNNIRGGALLAMVEGVIQKSKKIKKISNKLGLNWDWLEEYSKPKKDDSKKDDIDSDIVSEPKYIQDIIGGRPILGYPSEKGAFRLRYGRSRNTGLATMGVHPATMTLLEFLAVGTQLKIEYPGKGNCVVPVDSIEGPTVKLKNGDVLILDSIKQAREVKKDVVEILFLGDMLVAFGEFLRNNQPLYPSGWCEEWWIQLLMKSENFDGENNDLDLHKLEYDYLTSIEAFTLSKNYNIPLHPKYTYCYNDVTIDDLNSLIDLIEKCKSTYKQDEGIKLDLSYQKRVLEAIGVPHLVRDNKIIIDKDHSYALLVTLSKKLPKRETTLEALNEVSPVEIKNKAPAYIGTRVGRPEKSKERLMRPAPHGLIPIGNNGGARRLVATAAKKGNIKVDISRRKCTNPECGISSFGALCPKCGSPTEMGKPSQKNIPLGAMLKKASDNVKVRRVDEVKGVIGMISESKLPEPIEKGILRSKHEVFTFKDGTIRHDSTDLPLTHFIPKEIGVSVEKLLEMGYEKDCYGNPIENEEQIIELRVQDIVISDNCGEYLLRTAQFIDDELKRYYHMDPFYNVKEKSDLIGHLVAGLAPHTSAGVLGRIVGFTKALGCYAHPYFHSAKRRNCDSDEDAVMLLLDALINFSKSYLPNTRGGSMDAPLVLSSRIDPEEIDDESHNLDIFERFPVEFYEETYTPHKPADVLKYIDNVEMHLGTPEQYEGLMFSHHTSNIHAGPTVCLYKRLPSMREKVEAQIALAESIRAVDQRGVVEKVLSSHFLPDIMGNSRAFSKQKVRCTKCGAKYRRMPLTGKCRCGGNLILSVSKGSVTKYLEISQELVNRYPVSHYLKQRLEIQEYGINSLFESDKSKQSSLDIFF